From the Gramella sp. Hel_I_59 genome, one window contains:
- a CDS encoding AIR synthase related protein has translation MSKEISKRYSGRGVSAGKEDVHNAIKNVDKGLFPKAFCKIVPDHLTGSEEHCLIMHADGAGTKSSLAYMYWKETGDLSVWKGIAQDALIMNIDDLLCVGATSNILLSSTIGRNKNLIPGEVISAIINGTEELISELRKFGVEIHSTGGETADVGDLVRTIIVDSTVTARMPRNKVIDNANIKPGNLIVGLSSSGQASYETEYNGGMGSNGLTSARHDVFSKVLAEKYPESFDSSIPEELIYSGNKTLTDVLEDSPIDAGKLVLSPTRTYAPVIQKLLSDIGAENVNGMVHCSGGAQTKILHFIDDLHIIKDNMFPTPPLFKLIQEESKTDWKEMYQVFNMGHRMEIYIDEAHANKVIEISRSFNVDAQVVGRVEAAKSKKLTIKSEYGTFEY, from the coding sequence ATGAGTAAAGAAATTAGCAAAAGGTATTCAGGCAGAGGCGTATCTGCTGGAAAAGAGGATGTTCACAATGCTATCAAGAATGTTGATAAAGGACTTTTTCCGAAGGCTTTTTGCAAGATCGTGCCAGATCATTTAACAGGAAGTGAAGAACATTGTTTGATTATGCATGCCGATGGTGCCGGAACTAAATCTTCTCTTGCTTATATGTACTGGAAAGAAACCGGAGACCTTTCGGTTTGGAAAGGGATTGCCCAGGATGCTTTAATTATGAACATTGACGATCTTTTATGTGTGGGAGCAACCAGTAACATTTTGCTTTCTTCGACTATTGGTCGGAATAAAAATTTGATTCCGGGCGAAGTAATTTCAGCCATCATTAACGGTACAGAAGAATTAATTTCAGAATTAAGAAAATTCGGAGTAGAAATACATTCTACTGGTGGAGAGACGGCAGATGTTGGAGATCTGGTGAGAACGATTATCGTTGATTCTACTGTAACTGCCAGAATGCCACGGAATAAAGTGATCGATAATGCGAATATCAAACCTGGAAATCTAATCGTAGGACTTTCATCTTCAGGGCAGGCTAGCTACGAAACTGAATATAATGGTGGGATGGGAAGTAATGGTCTAACTTCTGCGCGCCATGATGTTTTCTCTAAAGTCCTGGCCGAAAAATATCCTGAAAGCTTTGATAGTTCTATTCCTGAAGAGCTCATCTATTCAGGAAACAAAACACTGACCGATGTTTTAGAAGATAGTCCGATCGATGCTGGGAAGCTTGTGCTTTCTCCAACCAGAACTTATGCACCAGTTATCCAGAAGTTGCTTTCTGATATTGGAGCTGAGAATGTTAACGGAATGGTTCACTGTAGTGGAGGTGCCCAAACAAAGATCCTACATTTTATTGATGATTTGCATATTATAAAAGATAACATGTTTCCTACTCCACCACTTTTCAAACTAATTCAGGAGGAAAGTAAAACTGACTGGAAAGAGATGTATCAGGTTTTTAATATGGGACATCGTATGGAAATTTATATCGATGAGGCTCATGCAAATAAGGTGATCGAAATTTCAAGATCTTTTAATGTAGATGCACAGGTAGTGGGAAGAGTAGAAGCAGCTAAAAGTAAAAAGCTTACAATTAAAAGTGAGTATGGTACTTTTGAGTATTAA
- a CDS encoding DUF2156 domain-containing protein → MNSTLIFEDYIKPHSEGNSLHFSILQPDLKYFSHESGLITYALKFGQTLVLGDPIFSSSLESDRIEFLNCFISEFPDSAFVQTSKYFAKFLHTNFGFFGTRIGTERLISLQTWSLCGKRKQTIRTACNQALKRDIVIRENPYEDNFEEVSTDWLSTRTVKSREISFLVRKFPYYENKTRKFCAYQNDKLIAFIVFDPIYVDAKCIGYIPNISRASESFRQGAFYAIMAEAINRFRIEGKQFINLGLSPLHISGYSESFESKPFLRLLKLIRNYSPQLYNYSGIEHAKSRFFDPKRLQEDGEENSMFLSHNSKLPLIKLLAIFRASNVI, encoded by the coding sequence ATGAATTCTACTCTTATATTCGAAGATTACATTAAACCACATAGTGAAGGGAATTCATTGCATTTTTCGATTTTGCAACCTGATTTAAAATATTTCTCTCATGAATCTGGGCTCATCACGTATGCTTTAAAATTTGGTCAGACATTAGTATTAGGCGATCCCATCTTTTCCTCGTCGTTGGAATCTGACCGAATTGAATTCTTAAATTGTTTTATTTCAGAATTTCCTGATTCCGCATTTGTTCAAACCTCAAAGTACTTTGCTAAATTTTTGCATACAAACTTTGGTTTCTTTGGAACTCGGATTGGAACAGAAAGATTGATAAGTCTGCAAACCTGGTCTCTTTGTGGTAAACGTAAACAGACAATTCGAACAGCTTGTAATCAAGCTTTAAAAAGAGATATTGTAATACGTGAGAATCCGTATGAAGATAATTTTGAGGAAGTAAGCACTGATTGGCTATCAACCAGAACCGTGAAGTCTAGAGAAATAAGTTTTTTGGTTAGAAAATTTCCTTATTATGAAAATAAAACAAGGAAATTTTGCGCCTATCAGAACGATAAACTAATTGCATTTATAGTTTTTGATCCAATATATGTGGACGCCAAATGCATTGGTTATATTCCGAATATATCCAGGGCAAGTGAAAGCTTTAGACAGGGCGCTTTTTACGCTATAATGGCTGAAGCTATTAATCGCTTCAGAATAGAAGGTAAACAATTTATTAACCTCGGTCTTTCTCCATTACATATTAGTGGTTACAGTGAATCCTTCGAATCCAAACCGTTTCTTCGATTACTTAAATTGATAAGAAATTATAGTCCACAACTTTACAATTATTCGGGTATTGAACATGCTAAGTCTAGATTTTTTGACCCTAAAAGACTTCAGGAAGATGGCGAAGAAAATTCGATGTTTTTAAGCCACAATTCGAAATTGCCTCTAATCAAATTATTAGCTATTTTTAGAGCTTCAAATGTTATATAG